A single region of the Salipaludibacillus sp. LMS25 genome encodes:
- a CDS encoding bifunctional diguanylate cyclase/phosphodiesterase has product MRTKRTIMIYLVMSLIFVCGWFYLFRENVLMRTIGTSSFPVIWGLLSFRWTFNAYRIIKGREKYVWLSISIGLLFNILSNILWIWNLVMTGAYFYPDMSYLLWLFTYFFFFIGLIYKAWLLSLTVSHKPYVFNIVLFMIVTTSISSHYLIRPILIATDYSVGLTIISLIYPVASLGIIFTTTYLYYLSKQTSEKETILFIVISFSLQACADWGYAYITLTHSVYTPGGWIDPFWLASLMIIGLAGLRAQYNATSPVLAINNERQSHETLFPYLSSVVLILLVAQSYDWAFNWLSGGVTIVFFVIMVRQLLVIKRNEQLMEEYKHLAYHDALTGLKNRVSFKKELPSFLAFSERHHTSTVLMLIDLDRFKTINDTLGHHVGDELLIRAGNRLNRGLNGHRVYRLGGDEFVFILSGVDRETCIQLAEKVITLFTIPFHVKGHEINVTPSIGISMYPENGCDSASLLQNADAAMYLAKMNGSNQYCVYNAELALAHERKLTVENALRHAIEKGQLFLVYQPIVELETGKPIGMEALLRWVHPELGFVSPGEFIPIAEETGQIVSIGEWVLREACEQTKRWHDEGYPYLYVSVNVSPRQFQQVSFIQFVYGTLQKTGLPVGKLELEITESVMQDPSRSTKILNDLKYLGIKTAIDDFGTGYSSLYLLKELPINTIKIDKAFVDDMITSNAHSIVKSIIQIGRNLGLKIIAEGIEDEDQAKKLLQDGCHYGQGYYFLKPAPETEFTTYLTKVEKEKSLG; this is encoded by the coding sequence ATGCGGACAAAACGTACAATAATGATCTATCTCGTTATGTCGCTCATTTTTGTGTGTGGCTGGTTTTATCTATTTAGAGAAAATGTATTAATGCGTACGATCGGAACAAGTTCTTTTCCTGTAATTTGGGGTTTGTTAAGTTTCCGATGGACATTTAATGCTTATCGTATAATTAAAGGGAGAGAAAAGTACGTTTGGTTATCTATCTCCATTGGATTGTTGTTCAATATCCTGTCAAACATCTTATGGATTTGGAATTTGGTGATGACAGGAGCATATTTTTATCCCGATATGTCTTATTTGCTTTGGCTTTTTACTTATTTTTTCTTTTTTATCGGTTTAATTTATAAAGCATGGCTTTTAAGTCTTACTGTCTCACATAAGCCTTATGTCTTTAATATTGTGCTGTTCATGATTGTAACCACATCTATTAGTAGCCATTATTTAATTAGACCCATCCTTATTGCCACTGACTATTCAGTAGGTTTAACCATTATTAGCTTGATTTACCCAGTAGCATCTTTAGGAATTATCTTTACAACGACTTATTTATACTATTTATCTAAGCAAACGAGTGAAAAGGAAACGATATTATTTATTGTAATAAGCTTTTCTCTTCAAGCATGTGCCGACTGGGGGTACGCTTATATAACGTTAACGCATAGTGTTTATACACCAGGTGGATGGATAGACCCGTTTTGGTTAGCTTCCCTCATGATAATTGGCTTGGCTGGCTTGCGAGCTCAGTATAACGCCACTTCTCCTGTTTTAGCAATAAACAATGAGAGACAGAGTCATGAGACGCTTTTTCCATATTTAAGCAGTGTTGTCCTGATTTTATTAGTGGCGCAAAGCTATGATTGGGCTTTTAACTGGTTAAGTGGTGGCGTGACGATCGTATTTTTCGTTATTATGGTCCGTCAACTCCTAGTCATTAAGCGAAATGAACAGTTAATGGAGGAATACAAACACTTGGCCTATCATGACGCCTTAACAGGATTAAAAAACAGGGTCAGCTTTAAAAAAGAATTGCCTAGTTTTTTGGCATTTAGTGAACGTCACCATACGAGCACTGTTTTAATGCTTATTGACTTGGACCGTTTTAAAACGATCAATGACACTCTCGGGCATCATGTTGGGGATGAGCTACTAATAAGAGCTGGGAACAGGTTAAACAGAGGGTTAAATGGACATCGTGTTTACAGGCTTGGCGGCGATGAATTTGTGTTCATACTTTCTGGGGTTGATAGAGAGACGTGCATTCAGTTAGCAGAAAAAGTGATTACATTGTTTACTATTCCATTTCATGTAAAGGGCCATGAAATAAATGTCACGCCAAGTATCGGTATTAGTATGTATCCGGAGAATGGATGTGATAGTGCCTCATTACTTCAAAATGCAGATGCTGCTATGTATTTGGCGAAGATGAACGGAAGTAATCAATATTGTGTTTATAATGCTGAATTGGCACTAGCCCATGAACGAAAGCTAACAGTGGAAAACGCATTAAGGCATGCGATTGAAAAGGGACAGTTATTCCTTGTGTATCAGCCTATCGTCGAATTAGAAACAGGTAAACCTATCGGCATGGAAGCTTTGTTACGTTGGGTGCACCCTGAATTGGGTTTTGTGTCCCCTGGGGAGTTTATACCTATTGCTGAAGAAACAGGGCAAATCGTGTCGATCGGAGAGTGGGTGTTGCGTGAGGCATGTGAACAAACGAAACGATGGCATGATGAAGGGTATCCGTATTTATATGTATCTGTTAATGTATCCCCTCGTCAATTTCAACAAGTGTCTTTCATTCAATTTGTGTATGGAACACTACAGAAAACAGGGCTCCCTGTGGGAAAACTTGAATTGGAGATAACAGAAAGCGTCATGCAAGATCCAAGTCGATCAACGAAAATCTTAAATGACTTAAAATATCTAGGTATTAAAACAGCAATTGATGATTTCGGGACTGGTTACTCTTCATTGTATCTCTTGAAAGAATTACCAATTAATACGATTAAAATTGATAAAGCCTTTGTGGATGATATGATAACTAGCAATGCCCATTCCATTGTTAAATCAATTATCCAAATTGGACGAAACTTAGGGTTGAAAATTATTGCCGAAGGGATAGAGGACGAGGACCAAGCAAAAAAACTTTTGCAGGATGGCTGTCACTATGGGCAAGGGTATTACTTCTTAAAACCAGCGCCTGAGACAGAGTTTACCACGTATTTAACGAAAGTGGAAAAAGAAAAAAGTTTGGGCTAA
- a CDS encoding PTS sugar transporter subunit IIB produces MLKIMLACSAGMSTSLLVSKMEKVAEEKGIEAEIWAVAQDKVIPELPKVDVLLIGPQMRFMKKKYEAKAVELNVPVDVIDPVSYGRVNGEAVLTKALELVGLN; encoded by the coding sequence ATGTTAAAAATTATGCTAGCATGTTCAGCGGGCATGTCTACAAGCTTGCTCGTGTCCAAAATGGAGAAGGTAGCTGAGGAGAAAGGGATAGAAGCGGAAATTTGGGCGGTGGCTCAAGATAAAGTGATTCCTGAGTTGCCGAAAGTAGATGTTTTATTAATTGGTCCGCAAATGCGATTTATGAAAAAGAAATATGAGGCAAAAGCAGTGGAATTAAATGTACCGGTTGATGTAATTGATCCAGTGTCTTACGGGAGAGTTAACGGAGAAGCCGTGTTGACTAAAGCCTTAGAATTGGTTGGTTTAAACTAA
- a CDS encoding YhgE/Pip domain-containing protein, which produces MRKKQHLLLIGLAFLLIVPSLPVQANQPDSQAMAAEKPTSLKQGEVAAKDEVVYATLSAAGKMNDIYVVNIFDVRHSGVIKDYGNYSHVENLTDLTPINQSGQEVELVAAEGRFYYQGNMENEILPWDLAFSYYLNGKEVPPEELAGANGHLAIHITTEANERADAIFYEHYLVQISVELNSEKARRIRAEDGTIANVGKNEQITFAVMPNEDGDFTIEADVTDFEMQGIDIAALPYAMAIDAPEFDDMTGDMARLADAISDVNKGVSELHAGIVELNEGVGTLHSGSADYHGGMKELDGSSSDLLSASNQIDEALSTISQSFDSDPDDMDFSALQQLPNALGKLAEGLQETEEGLSLLEENYRLAYTNLDEAISAIPEYDLSEEEIQSLYMSGADADVIDKLVETYSAALTAKATYDAVNEAFAAVEPTLNDVSSALDDMADGLNTLSTELSQAIENMDITASFTQLEEGLNDLSSSYSDFHSGLVDYTDGVAELTSSYSALHDGIGELEDGTSELESGTAELGDGTEELYETTNDLPDQMQEDIDDMLAEYEIDDFDATSFVSEANEKIDSVQFVIKTESILKEEEASKIEEKEEEKGFWNRLMDLF; this is translated from the coding sequence ATGAGAAAAAAACAACATCTACTACTCATTGGATTGGCTTTCTTGCTTATAGTCCCGTCCTTACCTGTGCAAGCGAATCAACCAGATTCTCAGGCGATGGCGGCTGAGAAACCAACTTCCTTAAAGCAGGGGGAAGTGGCTGCAAAAGATGAAGTAGTGTATGCCACCCTCAGTGCAGCAGGAAAAATGAATGATATTTATGTCGTGAACATATTTGATGTTAGACATTCTGGGGTGATTAAAGATTATGGCAACTATTCACACGTGGAAAATTTAACAGATTTAACTCCTATCAACCAATCAGGTCAAGAGGTGGAGCTTGTAGCGGCTGAGGGACGGTTTTATTATCAAGGCAATATGGAAAATGAGATCCTCCCTTGGGATCTTGCGTTTTCTTACTATTTAAATGGTAAAGAAGTGCCCCCCGAAGAATTAGCAGGGGCCAATGGTCATTTAGCTATTCATATAACGACTGAAGCAAATGAAAGAGCTGATGCCATTTTTTATGAACATTATTTAGTTCAAATTTCCGTCGAACTAAATAGTGAAAAAGCGAGACGTATTCGTGCAGAAGATGGGACTATTGCAAATGTAGGGAAAAATGAACAAATCACGTTTGCTGTTATGCCTAATGAAGATGGTGATTTTACGATAGAAGCAGATGTCACGGACTTTGAGATGCAGGGGATTGATATAGCTGCCCTACCTTATGCCATGGCGATCGATGCACCTGAATTTGACGATATGACAGGTGACATGGCCCGACTAGCTGATGCCATAAGTGATGTTAATAAGGGCGTATCCGAGCTCCATGCCGGTATTGTGGAGCTAAACGAAGGTGTTGGCACTTTACACAGCGGATCAGCTGATTATCATGGCGGTATGAAAGAGTTAGATGGTAGTTCATCTGATTTACTGAGCGCTTCTAATCAAATTGATGAGGCGTTAAGTACGATAAGTCAATCGTTTGACAGTGATCCTGATGACATGGATTTCAGTGCTTTACAACAACTTCCTAATGCTCTTGGGAAGTTAGCAGAAGGTCTTCAAGAAACAGAGGAAGGCCTCTCGTTACTTGAAGAAAATTATCGGCTTGCTTATACGAATTTAGATGAGGCTATATCTGCCATTCCTGAGTATGACTTATCAGAAGAAGAGATACAAAGCTTGTACATGAGTGGGGCTGATGCTGATGTTATTGATAAATTAGTTGAAACTTATTCAGCTGCCCTTACGGCAAAAGCAACTTATGACGCTGTCAATGAAGCTTTTGCAGCAGTTGAGCCTACCCTCAATGACGTTAGCTCAGCTTTAGACGACATGGCTGATGGTTTAAATACACTATCAACTGAGTTGTCACAAGCTATAGAAAACATGGATATAACCGCTTCTTTCACCCAATTAGAAGAAGGATTAAATGACTTGTCATCTAGCTATAGCGATTTCCATTCTGGACTAGTGGATTATACAGACGGTGTCGCTGAACTTACAAGTTCTTATAGCGCCTTACATGATGGCATCGGGGAGTTAGAGGACGGAACTTCGGAGCTAGAAAGTGGAACGGCAGAGCTCGGAGATGGCACAGAGGAATTATACGAGACTACAAATGATTTACCAGATCAAATGCAAGAGGACATTGATGATATGTTAGCAGAATACGAAATTGATGACTTCGATGCTACGTCATTTGTCTCGGAGGCGAACGAGAAAATTGATTCAGTCCAGTTTGTCATTAAAACAGAAAGTATTTTAAAAGAAGAAGAAGCATCTAAGATAGAAGAAAAAGAGGAGGAGAAGGGCTTCTGGAATAGGTTAATGGACTTGTTCTAG
- a CDS encoding 6-phospho-beta-glucosidase has translation MPLKKDFLWGGAVAANQCEGAYLEDGKGVSLVDILPAGKERWEALMEPKKALTTTYSHYPSHGSIDFYHRYKEDIKLFADMGFKVFRLSISWPRIFPNGDETEPNEKGLAFYDNVFNECAKYGIEPLVTINHFDTPLGLVKDYGGWRNRKLIEFYVRFAETVLNRYKGKVKYWLTFNEINMILHIPFFGAGLVLEDDENHDQVKYQAAHYQLVASSLATKVAKEVDPHIQIGCMLAAGEIYPYTCHPQDMLKAVKENQSQYFFIDVQSRGYYPSYAQRLFKERGVSLEMDEDDRDILKRHTVDFISFSYYSSRLTSADPEVNNAQKSGNAIMTLRNPHLDATDWGWQIDPIGLRVTMNQLWDRYQKPLFIVENGMGAVDELNENNTVEDDYRIEYMRDHLEQMIEAVEDGVELMGYTSWGCIDLVSAGSGEMKKRYGFIYVDRDNEGRGTNERYKKKSFNWYKQVIESNGEKL, from the coding sequence ATGCCATTAAAAAAAGATTTTCTCTGGGGTGGCGCAGTAGCTGCTAACCAATGTGAAGGTGCTTACTTAGAAGATGGGAAAGGGGTATCGTTAGTCGATATTTTACCGGCAGGAAAAGAGCGCTGGGAAGCGTTGATGGAGCCGAAAAAAGCGTTAACCACAACGTACTCACATTATCCCAGCCATGGATCCATTGATTTCTATCACCGTTATAAAGAAGACATTAAATTATTTGCTGACATGGGTTTTAAAGTGTTTCGTCTGTCGATTTCATGGCCGAGAATTTTTCCCAATGGAGATGAAACAGAACCGAATGAAAAAGGGCTCGCGTTTTATGATAACGTGTTCAATGAGTGTGCTAAGTATGGGATTGAACCGTTAGTCACGATCAACCATTTTGACACACCCCTTGGATTAGTTAAAGATTACGGTGGATGGCGTAACCGGAAATTGATTGAGTTCTATGTCAGATTCGCCGAAACAGTCTTAAATCGCTATAAAGGTAAAGTGAAATATTGGCTTACTTTCAATGAAATTAATATGATTCTCCATATCCCTTTTTTTGGAGCGGGACTCGTGCTAGAAGACGATGAAAATCATGATCAAGTGAAATATCAAGCAGCTCATTATCAGCTAGTAGCCAGTAGCTTAGCAACTAAAGTTGCTAAAGAGGTTGACCCTCATATTCAAATAGGTTGTATGTTAGCGGCAGGGGAAATTTATCCATACACGTGTCATCCTCAAGATATGTTAAAAGCGGTGAAAGAAAATCAAAGTCAATATTTCTTCATTGATGTTCAATCTCGAGGGTATTACCCATCTTATGCGCAGCGTCTTTTTAAAGAACGAGGAGTCTCTCTTGAGATGGATGAGGACGATCGAGATATTTTAAAAAGGCATACTGTTGATTTCATTTCATTTTCTTACTATTCATCGCGATTAACGAGTGCTGATCCAGAAGTGAACAATGCTCAAAAAAGTGGCAATGCCATTATGACATTGCGCAACCCACATCTGGATGCTACCGATTGGGGCTGGCAAATCGATCCTATTGGTTTGCGTGTAACGATGAACCAATTATGGGACCGATATCAAAAACCATTATTTATTGTAGAGAATGGGATGGGAGCTGTCGACGAACTAAATGAAAATAACACGGTAGAAGATGATTATCGTATTGAGTACATGCGTGACCATTTAGAACAGATGATAGAAGCGGTAGAAGATGGCGTCGAGTTAATGGGTTACACGTCTTGGGGGTGTATTGACTTAGTGAGCGCTGGCAGTGGAGAAATGAAGAAACGTTATGGTTTCATCTACGTTGATCGAGACAATGAAGGTCGTGGCACAAATGAGCGTTATAAGAAAAAATCGTTCAACTGGTATAAGCAGGTCATCGAATCAAACGGTGAAAAGCTGTGA
- a CDS encoding ROK family protein yields the protein MMLGGIEAGGTKFVCAVANDDLTIVERVAFPTRSPEETFKDVFEFFDKFELKALGVGSFGPIDVNEQSPSYGYITDTPKPFWSHFDFVGALKKKYDIPVFWTTDVNAAAYGEKVKGSAVNNDSCLYLTVGTGVGGGVIYGKDILEGFSHPEMGHILVQPHAEDPFEGGCPFHNNCLEGLASGSAIEKRFGRKGDTIAEGDKFWKIEANYMAQALMTYTLTLRPEKIILGGGVMMQDHLLVSIREEFSRLLNGYVTIPDVSEYIVTPELKGDAGIIGSLLLAEKVLHEA from the coding sequence ATAATGCTCGGTGGAATTGAAGCAGGTGGAACTAAATTTGTTTGTGCAGTAGCAAATGATGACTTAACGATCGTAGAAAGGGTTGCCTTCCCTACAAGAAGCCCTGAGGAAACATTTAAGGATGTCTTTGAATTTTTTGATAAATTTGAATTGAAAGCTTTAGGTGTTGGGTCGTTTGGTCCAATTGATGTCAATGAGCAGTCACCATCATATGGCTATATTACAGATACACCAAAGCCATTTTGGAGCCATTTTGACTTTGTGGGTGCATTAAAGAAAAAGTATGATATTCCAGTGTTTTGGACGACAGATGTGAACGCTGCTGCTTACGGTGAAAAGGTGAAAGGCAGTGCTGTGAATAATGACAGTTGTCTTTATTTAACGGTGGGCACTGGTGTCGGCGGTGGTGTCATTTATGGAAAGGACATTCTTGAAGGGTTCAGTCACCCGGAAATGGGGCATATTCTTGTTCAGCCTCATGCAGAAGATCCATTTGAAGGTGGATGTCCTTTCCATAATAATTGTTTAGAAGGTTTAGCATCCGGATCAGCGATTGAAAAGCGTTTTGGCCGAAAAGGCGATACGATTGCCGAAGGCGACAAGTTCTGGAAAATTGAAGCTAATTATATGGCTCAGGCCCTCATGACCTACACGCTAACATTGCGTCCTGAGAAAATCATTCTTGGCGGCGGGGTTATGATGCAGGATCATTTATTAGTAAGTATACGTGAAGAGTTCAGTCGTCTATTAAATGGATATGTCACCATCCCTGATGTATCAGAGTATATAGTGACACCTGAATTGAAAGGGGACGCTGGGATTATCGGCTCCTTACTATTGGCTGAAAAAGTTTTACACGAAGCTTAA
- a CDS encoding RND family transporter, whose amino-acid sequence MALAMAGGVMQFFVSVNYNMVEYLPDDAPSTKALDIMEEEFEASVPNTRVMVKDVSVQEALVYKEQLENIDGVNDVTWLDDVMDLKIPLEMADDETVESYYKDRHALYSFTVTSGHEVEATDAIYEVIGEENALTGEALDTAISQKMAGTETMYAAALLVPIIIIILIVSTTSWLEPVFFLVAIGVSILINLGTTIFIGEISFVTQSVSPILQLAVSLDYAIFLLHSFSDSRKEASSPEEAMYLAMKRSFPAITASAATTFFGFMALTFMNFEIGSDLGLNLVKGILFSFISVMVFLPALTLCFYKWIDKTHHKQLIPAFKGIGKGVVKMRYVSLFIVAIVMVPSFLAQSHTTFTYGLGEQPDTTRAGSDFVAVEDTFGELTPIVLLVPKGDTAREAELGNDLEQLPNVTSVISYATAISPVIPSDYLEESLTEQFLSENYSRVVINTDLGAEGEHPFALVEKVEDVSRSYYGGEALLLGESVTLYDMKTIVTKDNSLVNMLTVGTIAIVLIITFRSLSFPVVLLLTIQVAVWINLSMPYYTNTPLDFVGYLIVSTVQLAATVDYAILFTENYREKRTEMSAFKAIKHTLDHKTFSIVVSASILSSVGFILWMTSSNQIVSSIGLLLGRGALLAFLMVLFFLPASLVIFDKLIEKTTWKANFFKGK is encoded by the coding sequence ATGGCTCTCGCTATGGCAGGGGGCGTGATGCAATTTTTTGTTTCTGTTAATTATAACATGGTGGAATACTTACCTGATGATGCCCCTTCAACAAAGGCATTAGATATTATGGAAGAGGAATTCGAAGCGTCTGTTCCTAACACGAGAGTGATGGTCAAAGACGTATCAGTTCAAGAAGCTCTCGTCTACAAGGAACAGCTTGAAAATATTGATGGAGTAAACGATGTGACATGGCTCGATGATGTCATGGATTTAAAGATACCGTTGGAAATGGCGGATGACGAAACGGTTGAATCTTATTATAAAGATCGCCATGCACTCTACTCCTTTACTGTAACCAGCGGTCATGAGGTGGAAGCGACAGACGCAATCTATGAGGTGATTGGAGAAGAGAATGCCTTAACTGGAGAGGCATTGGACACCGCCATTTCTCAAAAAATGGCTGGTACAGAAACCATGTATGCAGCCGCCTTGCTCGTGCCGATTATTATCATTATTCTCATAGTGTCGACCACATCTTGGTTGGAGCCTGTGTTCTTTCTTGTGGCAATTGGGGTGTCCATCCTAATTAATCTAGGCACAACTATTTTCATCGGTGAGATATCGTTTGTGACCCAATCAGTCAGTCCTATTTTACAGCTGGCGGTTTCATTAGATTACGCTATTTTCTTGCTCCACAGTTTCTCAGATTCTCGAAAGGAAGCTAGCTCACCAGAAGAGGCGATGTATCTTGCAATGAAACGGTCATTTCCCGCAATTACGGCAAGTGCTGCTACGACATTTTTTGGGTTTATGGCCTTGACGTTTATGAATTTCGAGATAGGCTCAGATCTAGGGCTGAATCTGGTGAAAGGGATTCTTTTCAGTTTCATTAGTGTCATGGTATTTTTACCAGCCCTTACACTATGTTTTTATAAATGGATTGATAAAACACACCATAAACAATTGATACCCGCATTTAAAGGTATTGGAAAAGGTGTCGTTAAAATGAGGTATGTCAGTCTATTCATTGTTGCAATCGTCATGGTACCGAGCTTTTTAGCACAAAGCCATACCACCTTTACGTATGGGTTAGGCGAACAACCTGACACAACACGTGCAGGCAGTGATTTCGTGGCTGTTGAGGACACATTTGGAGAGCTCACACCTATTGTTCTCCTAGTTCCGAAAGGAGATACAGCGAGAGAAGCAGAGCTAGGGAATGACTTGGAGCAGCTGCCAAACGTGACAAGTGTTATTTCATACGCTACCGCCATAAGTCCTGTTATTCCCTCGGACTATTTAGAGGAATCGCTAACTGAACAATTCTTGTCAGAAAATTACAGTAGAGTGGTGATAAACACGGATTTAGGAGCAGAAGGAGAACATCCATTTGCCTTAGTGGAAAAGGTTGAGGACGTGTCTCGATCGTATTATGGTGGAGAGGCGCTTTTACTTGGCGAAAGTGTCACGCTCTATGATATGAAAACAATCGTGACGAAAGATAACTCACTCGTTAACATGTTAACTGTTGGGACTATTGCCATTGTTCTCATCATCACATTCCGATCACTTTCATTTCCAGTCGTTCTTTTACTAACCATTCAAGTAGCAGTGTGGATAAACCTATCCATGCCCTATTATACGAATACGCCGTTAGACTTCGTTGGTTATTTAATTGTTAGTACAGTACAGTTAGCCGCTACTGTGGACTATGCCATCCTATTCACAGAAAATTACAGAGAAAAGCGAACGGAAATGTCAGCGTTCAAAGCAATTAAACACACATTAGATCATAAAACATTTTCTATCGTTGTCTCTGCTTCTATTTTATCCAGTGTTGGCTTTATTTTATGGATGACGTCTTCTAACCAAATTGTCTCGTCTATCGGATTATTGTTAGGAAGAGGAGCGCTTCTAGCTTTTTTGATGGTGCTGTTTTTCCTGCCGGCATCGTTAGTTATTTTTGATAAATTAATTGAGAAAACAACGTGGAAAGCAAACTTTTTTAAGGGGAAATGA
- a CDS encoding TetR/AcrR family transcriptional regulator: MEKRRHASNVFAKECISTALLQLMESEKYENITITDITKKAGVSRVTYYRNFANKEAIIIYYLDELFYKYQQETQHLQEEQDYQFLLYAFYFFEKYSDMIARLYEANLATLLLDCFNKYVLWCIDVTEERLLKYAPHYLSGAIFNVFIEWIKSGKEESVEDMAALVQQLNNMSFKKTSISIPNTTHLEC, translated from the coding sequence ATGGAAAAACGAAGACACGCTTCCAATGTGTTTGCAAAGGAATGTATTTCCACCGCTTTATTACAACTGATGGAATCAGAAAAATATGAGAACATCACGATTACAGACATAACTAAAAAAGCCGGCGTCTCACGTGTAACTTACTACCGTAATTTTGCCAATAAAGAAGCGATTATTATTTATTATTTAGACGAGTTATTTTATAAGTACCAGCAAGAGACACAGCACCTTCAAGAAGAGCAGGATTATCAGTTTCTTCTCTATGCCTTTTATTTTTTTGAAAAATATAGTGATATGATCGCAAGGTTGTATGAAGCCAATTTAGCTACTTTATTGTTAGACTGCTTTAATAAGTATGTGTTGTGGTGTATAGATGTCACTGAAGAACGCCTGTTAAAATATGCCCCTCATTACTTGTCAGGCGCTATCTTCAATGTGTTTATAGAATGGATAAAAAGTGGTAAAGAAGAAAGTGTAGAAGATATGGCTGCATTAGTACAGCAGCTAAACAATATGTCATTTAAGAAAACGTCTATTTCTATCCCTAACACCACCCATTTAGAATGTTAA
- the tnpA gene encoding IS200/IS605 family transposase, giving the protein MNSLAHTRWNCKYHIVFAPKYRRQIIYGKYKKSIGQIIRDLCERKGVIIHEANACRDHIHMLVSIPPKLSVSQFMGYLKGKSSLMIFDRHANLKYRYGNRKFWCRGFYVDTVGRNKKQIQEYIKNQLKEDYMGDQLTLFEEYDPFTGEKNKKK; this is encoded by the coding sequence ATGAATAGTTTAGCACACACAAGATGGAATTGTAAGTATCACATAGTATTTGCCCCAAAGTACAGAAGACAGATCATTTATGGGAAGTATAAAAAGAGCATTGGACAAATCATAAGAGATTTATGTGAACGGAAAGGTGTGATTATCCATGAAGCAAATGCTTGTCGAGATCACATCCATATGTTAGTCAGTATTCCACCCAAGTTAAGTGTCTCTCAATTCATGGGTTACCTAAAAGGAAAAAGCAGTCTTATGATATTTGATCGACATGCCAATTTGAAGTATCGCTACGGAAACCGGAAATTCTGGTGCCGGGGGTTCTATGTTGATACGGTGGGCAGAAATAAGAAACAAATACAAGAATACATTAAGAATCAGCTGAAAGAAGACTATATGGGTGACCAGTTAACATTATTCGAAGAATATGACCCATTTACCGGTGAGAAAAATAAGAAGAAATAA